The genomic segment GCGGCACGTCAGGGCTGGTCGACATCTGCCCATTGCATCACAGACACCATGGCCGTCCGTCCCACGCGGGCACAAAGAGCGACCGGCCGCCATCCCGAGGGATGACGGCCGGTCCAGAAGAACAGTTGCTGTTCAGCGAGTCTCGCGGTGAGCTGTGTGGCTGCTGCACTTGGGGCAGAACTTCTTCAGCTCGAGACGATCGGGCGAGTTGCGACGGTTCTTCTTGGTGATGTAGTTGCGCTCCTTGCACTCGGTGCAGGCAAGCGTGATCTTGGGACGAATGTCCCCGCCCTTCTTGGCCATGGTCTTTCCTTCGTGTGCTTGGAGCGTCCCTGTCGGTCAACAGGTCGGTGGTCTGTTTGGTAGCGGAGGCGGGAATCGAACCCGCGACACAGCGATTATGAGCCGCTTGCTCTACCCCTGAGCTACCCCGCCAAGTTGCCCTCGAACCTTCGGTTTCCCGATCACCGCTGGGTCAACGGTAGTTCTCGAACAATCAGAGCCCCCAAGCAGATTCGAACTGCTGACCTTCTCCTTACCATGGAGACGCTCTACCTACTGAGCTATAGGGGCTTGCCGACAACCAAATTTACAGGAACATTCGATTCCACACAAATCCGATTTCCGACGTGCCATCCGCTCCAGTCGGGCTGGCGCGGGCGACCCGGAAGACTCTAGAGGACACTCCGACGGGAACACAAATCGACCATGAGCCGTCGGGAGGGGGCCACGAGCCCGCCGAGAGGGCATCGAATGGTGCCCCGCACCACAGGATGGTCCGGGCTCTGGTCTGGGCTGCCGGACTCCCCTAGCGTGTGCACATGAACAGGCCCACCAGCTCACCTGGTGGTCCCGCCCAGTGGGAGGCCGATGTCGTCCTCGCCGACGGTGGGATCGCCCAGCTGCGACCGATCACCGCCGACGACCGCGCGAACATGATCGCCTTCTACTCGCGGGTCTCCGACCAGTCCAAGTACCTGCGCTTCTTCGCCACCCACCCAACACTGTCCGACCAGGAGCTGGACGAGTACACCAATCCGGACAACCACGACCGGGTGGCCCTCCTGCTTGCCGTCGACGGGGACGTGGTCGCCTTCGCTCACTACGAGATTCTCCCGGACCTGCTGCCGGACCGGGTGGCCAATGTCGCCTTCCTCGTGCAGGACGACCAGCAGGGCCGAGGCGTCGGCAACATCCTGCTCGAACACCTCGCCGAGGTGGGCCGCGAGTGTGGCGTCGAGCGCTTCACTGCGGAGATGCTCACCCAGAACCGTCGCATGGTGCAGGTCTTCACCCGGGCCGGGTACAGCGTTCGGCCGGAACTGGCCGACGGGTGCATCCTGGTCGACTTCCCCCTGGCCGCCACCCCGAAATCGCGCCAGGTGATGGAACAGCGCGAGCACAAGGCCGAGAGCAATGCCATCCGCGGGTTGCTCACCCCACGTCGGGTGGCGGTGGTGGGTGAGGTCTCCCAGACGGGTCCGATCCTCGCGTCGATTGCCGCGGCTGGCCTGCGTGGAGAGCTCCTGGCCGTCACCAGCACGGACACGTCGGCCGGGAGCCACGGCCTGCGACGGATCACCGGCGACGTGGACCTCGTGGTGGTGAGATCAGGAACCGATGACCTGGAGAGTCTCATCGTGGAGGCCTCGCGGAAGAATGCCCGCGGCATCCTCGTGCTTGCCGGGACGAGCCCCTCACCACTCGGGCAGGACGAGGCACGCCAGCTCGTCTCCTGGGCACGCACCCACGGGCTCAGGGCCCTGGGGCCCACAGCGCTCGGCATGATCAACACGGACCCGGACGTGCGCCTCAATGCGTCCCCGGCCCGCACCCCACGCCGCGGCGTCGTGGGGCTCTTCGCCCAGTCTGCAGGCGTCGCCACCATCGTGCTGGCACGCGCCCAGGATCTGGGGATCGGCCTGTCCTCCTTCATCGCCACCGGCGCCTTCGCCGACGTCACGGGCAACGACGTGATGCAGTACTGGACCGACGACGAGGCCACCCGGGTCTGCCTGCTGTCACTGGACTCTGTGGGCAACCCCCGCAAGTTCTTCCGCGTCCTGCGGCGGCTTGCACTGACCAAGCCAGTGGTCATCTTCACTCCGTCGCGGGCGCTGAACTCTGCACGGCACGACGAGCTGGATCTGCCCTCCGCCCCCGCCACCGCCCTGGACCAGGTGATCGCGCAGAGCGGGGCCATCGTGGTGGATCGCCGAGACATCATGTACGACATCGCACAGCTGATCGCCCGCCAACCGATGCCAGGCGGCCGCAGGGTCCGGGTGATCTCCAACTCTGCAGGCCTGACCCACCAGATGGCCCAGGCCGCCCTGCGCTTTGGTCTGGAACCAGGAGA from the Luteococcus japonicus genome contains:
- the rpmG gene encoding 50S ribosomal protein L33, coding for MAKKGGDIRPKITLACTECKERNYITKKNRRNSPDRLELKKFCPKCSSHTAHRETR
- a CDS encoding GNAT family N-acetyltransferase, producing MNRPTSSPGGPAQWEADVVLADGGIAQLRPITADDRANMIAFYSRVSDQSKYLRFFATHPTLSDQELDEYTNPDNHDRVALLLAVDGDVVAFAHYEILPDLLPDRVANVAFLVQDDQQGRGVGNILLEHLAEVGRECGVERFTAEMLTQNRRMVQVFTRAGYSVRPELADGCILVDFPLAATPKSRQVMEQREHKAESNAIRGLLTPRRVAVVGEVSQTGPILASIAAAGLRGELLAVTSTDTSAGSHGLRRITGDVDLVVVRSGTDDLESLIVEASRKNARGILVLAGTSPSPLGQDEARQLVSWARTHGLRALGPTALGMINTDPDVRLNASPARTPRRGVVGLFAQSAGVATIVLARAQDLGIGLSSFIATGAFADVTGNDVMQYWTDDEATRVCLLSLDSVGNPRKFFRVLRRLALTKPVVIFTPSRALNSARHDELDLPSAPATALDQVIAQSGAIVVDRRDIMYDIAQLIARQPMPGGRRVRVISNSAGLTHQMAQAALRFGLEPGDGVVVHAEPAAEELVSAAAAAVDSGEVDAVVCAVVEVVDPLLEQVHAGLAEIAARTRTVPVVGVFVSFRGAPAAGQEEDDGMGRLPTFTHYADALQALSLVAANREDRERRAPDPEAEPLPVGRAEVAREIIDQVLADSPEGRWATDDECACILEAYGITLVPWRATNSLDEAVAAGSDLGWDVVLKATARLVRGRSELATSFFHLADADEMRRAWESLGRTARDLGLTQGNDPTPLVPVVQTTMQPGTPLTVRGIEDAVLGPMICVGVAGPPSDLLGDLAWGVPPLDRGAARAMLDQLQAAPLLHGYRGSRPVDMTGIQDILVRLARLKDDQAAVAEVELSPALASPQGTAIVGGRIRIVPMPAERDPLARRAT